A window of Marinobacter salarius contains these coding sequences:
- a CDS encoding CoA-binding protein, which yields MPISTPTTIYSILRDVGTIALVGASDKPNRPSNEVMAYLQSRGYRVIPVNPRLAGRTVLGETAYANLADIPVAVDMADLFLAPSHTDPVIDSSIELGIPVIWMQIGVINEAGAHRAEQAGVTVVMDRCPKQEIPRLGVPTVSRPPG from the coding sequence ATGCCAATCAGTACACCAACAACAATTTACTCTATCCTGCGCGATGTTGGCACCATAGCGCTTGTTGGGGCCAGCGATAAACCCAACCGCCCCAGCAATGAGGTGATGGCCTATCTGCAGAGCCGAGGCTACCGGGTGATTCCGGTGAACCCAAGGCTGGCTGGCAGGACGGTGCTGGGGGAAACCGCATACGCCAACCTGGCAGACATTCCAGTAGCGGTGGACATGGCGGATCTGTTTCTCGCACCGAGCCATACCGACCCCGTCATCGACTCCTCGATTGAGCTGGGCATTCCCGTTATCTGGATGCAAATCGGCGTTATCAACGAAGCGGGTGCTCACAGAGCTGAACAGGCCGGTGTAACGGTCGTGATGGACCGGTGCCCCAAGCAGGAAATCCCCCGCCTTGGCGTGCCCACAGTGTCGCGGCCGCCAGGCTAA
- a CDS encoding SDR family NAD(P)-dependent oxidoreductase, with protein sequence MTTKPVAVVTGAGRRLGYHISDALIQRGFQVVALYRTHTVDIEDLVRRGATAIAVDLSDPVSLQAAIDEVAQQTATISLLINNASEFEADAPDLKARVIQAARLFQINCTAAIQLMDGLSKHLEMAAQEHQRPSLIVNITDIFTERPNPHYAAYCASKAALANATLSYAALLAPTVRVNAIMPGPIGFLPRHTENQRQQVMSETLLACEGGFDAVVIQLLALLDNDFITGAQIPVDGGRRLAQGMAAHGNRRQE encoded by the coding sequence ATGACAACTAAGCCAGTTGCTGTGGTCACCGGTGCCGGGCGCAGACTTGGTTACCATATAAGCGACGCCCTGATTCAGCGAGGCTTTCAGGTTGTTGCCCTCTATCGCACCCATACCGTCGATATTGAAGATCTTGTCCGACGTGGTGCGACCGCAATCGCAGTTGATCTCAGTGATCCCGTGTCGCTTCAGGCCGCAATCGACGAAGTTGCGCAACAAACTGCCACTATCAGTTTGTTGATAAACAACGCCTCAGAGTTTGAAGCGGACGCCCCGGACCTAAAGGCGCGGGTCATACAAGCAGCGCGCCTGTTTCAAATCAACTGCACGGCGGCAATACAGTTAATGGATGGGCTCTCGAAACATCTGGAGATGGCTGCCCAGGAACATCAGCGACCGTCTCTGATCGTGAACATAACGGATATATTCACTGAACGACCCAACCCACACTACGCAGCGTATTGCGCATCAAAGGCGGCGCTTGCCAATGCCACTCTCAGCTACGCGGCGCTACTGGCGCCGACCGTCAGGGTGAATGCCATCATGCCGGGCCCCATTGGTTTCCTGCCTCGTCATACCGAAAACCAGAGACAACAGGTGATGTCGGAAACCTTACTGGCCTGCGAGGGTGGATTTGACGCCGTGGTTATTCAATTGTTGGCCTTGCTGGACAACGATTTCATCACTGGCGCACAAATTCCGGTAGATGGTGGTCGGCGTCTTGCCCAGGGAATGGCCGCGCACGGTAATCGTAGACAGGAATGA
- a CDS encoding alpha/beta hydrolase: MEQVIPGVRGAAPGAGTATLEWWQQEGKWFSYGGHAIFSRMAGQGDPVVLLHGFPTASWDWSRLWPMLVQHHTLFTLDMLGFGFSDKPALYDYSIEDQADMFEGWIAGLGLKSVSLFAHDYGCSVAQELLARDQEGLLPFTIARVGFLNGALFPEVHSPFLIQKLLGSPLGGLISRGLTRRTFERNFRRLFGPENPPSRKDMDDFWYLLTYNNGRGILHNLIHFMEERRCHRNRWVGALQEAEQPMRLISGIADPVSGSAMARRYRELVPNADVVSLRNVGHYPHFETAGEVYRAWRDFCKQQA; the protein is encoded by the coding sequence ATGGAACAGGTAATACCGGGAGTTCGGGGTGCCGCCCCCGGCGCAGGGACTGCGACACTGGAATGGTGGCAACAGGAAGGTAAGTGGTTTTCCTACGGCGGCCACGCTATCTTCAGCAGAATGGCGGGCCAGGGTGATCCCGTGGTACTGCTGCATGGATTTCCAACGGCCAGCTGGGACTGGAGCCGGCTGTGGCCAATGCTGGTGCAACATCACACCTTATTCACCCTCGACATGCTGGGCTTCGGTTTTTCCGATAAGCCGGCACTTTACGACTACAGCATCGAAGATCAGGCTGACATGTTCGAAGGTTGGATCGCTGGCCTGGGACTGAAGAGCGTTAGTCTGTTCGCCCACGATTATGGCTGCAGCGTGGCCCAGGAACTGCTGGCCAGGGATCAGGAAGGGCTTTTGCCTTTCACCATCGCCCGGGTCGGCTTTCTTAACGGGGCCCTGTTTCCGGAAGTTCACAGCCCGTTTTTGATCCAGAAACTCCTGGGCAGTCCTCTCGGTGGCCTGATCAGTCGCGGGCTCACCCGTCGTACCTTCGAACGCAACTTCCGGCGCCTGTTCGGCCCGGAAAACCCGCCGTCGCGGAAAGATATGGATGATTTCTGGTACCTGTTGACCTACAACAATGGCCGGGGAATTCTGCACAATCTGATCCATTTCATGGAAGAGCGCCGTTGCCACCGTAATCGCTGGGTGGGTGCCCTGCAGGAAGCAGAACAGCCAATGAGGCTGATCTCAGGAATTGCGGACCCGGTGTCCGGTTCCGCCATGGCGAGGCGTTACCGGGAGTTGGTGCCGAACGCGGATGTGGTGAGTCTTCGCAATGTCGGTCACTATCCTCATTTTGAAACGGCCGGCGAGGTATATCGGGCGTGGCGGGACTTCTGCAAGCAGCAGGCGTAA
- the folE gene encoding GTP cyclohydrolase I FolE — translation MTNKLDDLASHFQQIIAGMGENPDREGLQDTPIRAAKAMQFLTQGYKQSLDTLVNNAVFESAMDEMVVIQDIELYSMCEHHMLPFIGKCHIAYLPQGKVLGLSKFARIVDMYARRLQIQENLTREIAEAVESVTDANGVAVVIEAQHMCMMMRGVEKQNSRMKTSVMLGAFRKSQATRAEFLQLLNQRN, via the coding sequence ATGACCAACAAGCTCGACGACCTGGCCAGCCATTTTCAGCAGATCATTGCAGGCATGGGCGAAAACCCTGATCGCGAGGGACTTCAGGACACCCCCATACGGGCAGCCAAGGCTATGCAGTTCCTGACGCAGGGTTACAAGCAAAGCCTGGATACATTGGTCAATAACGCGGTTTTCGAGTCCGCCATGGATGAAATGGTGGTGATTCAGGACATAGAGCTGTACAGCATGTGTGAGCACCATATGCTGCCGTTTATCGGGAAGTGCCACATTGCCTACCTGCCACAGGGCAAGGTGCTTGGCCTGTCTAAGTTTGCTCGCATTGTCGATATGTACGCCCGTCGCCTGCAGATCCAGGAAAATCTGACCCGCGAGATTGCGGAAGCCGTAGAATCCGTAACCGATGCCAACGGCGTTGCTGTGGTTATCGAAGCCCAACACATGTGCATGATGATGCGTGGTGTGGAGAAGCAAAACTCGAGGATGAAAACATCGGTGATGCTCGGCGCATTTCGCAAGTCACAAGCTACGCGGGCCGAATTCCTCCAACTTCTGAATCAACGGAACTGA
- a CDS encoding MBL fold metallo-hydrolase, whose protein sequence is MATLTMLGVGHSEALKHWNNNAMVEAGGRRLLIDAGYTIKFALQDQGLGLADVHAVFITHAHADHCFGLERLGYECRFQHGFRPTLYLPPGVYEELWEHTLKGVMGQVGEGPAELDDFFDVVLLEDMSFEFEGIQFQLFQNQHTPQKPSYGLFINNHLMFSGDTRPIPDLVEKFTPQVILHDATLSDWNPVHASVRELRETYPFEVRQRMHLMSYEDNFEQHRLEVESEFAGFVRQGQEFAL, encoded by the coding sequence ATGGCAACGCTGACAATGCTGGGAGTTGGCCACTCCGAAGCGCTCAAGCATTGGAACAATAATGCAATGGTGGAAGCGGGTGGTCGGAGATTATTGATTGACGCGGGCTATACGATTAAGTTTGCGCTTCAAGATCAGGGGTTGGGTCTGGCCGATGTACACGCGGTTTTTATTACTCATGCCCATGCCGACCATTGTTTTGGTCTGGAGCGATTAGGATACGAGTGCCGTTTTCAGCATGGTTTTCGTCCTACTCTTTATCTGCCGCCTGGAGTGTATGAGGAGCTGTGGGAGCATACATTGAAGGGTGTCATGGGGCAGGTTGGTGAGGGGCCTGCTGAGTTGGACGATTTCTTTGATGTGGTTTTGCTGGAAGACATGAGCTTTGAGTTTGAGGGCATCCAGTTTCAGCTGTTCCAGAATCAGCATACCCCGCAAAAGCCATCGTACGGCCTGTTTATCAACAACCACCTGATGTTCAGTGGCGATACACGGCCGATTCCTGATCTGGTCGAAAAATTCACTCCCCAGGTCATTCTTCACGATGCAACGCTGTCGGACTGGAATCCTGTTCATGCCTCGGTACGTGAACTCAGGGAAACCTATCCCTTTGAGGTGCGCCAACGCATGCATCTGATGAGTTACGAGGACAACTTTGAACAGCACCGGCTCGAAGTGGAAAGCGAGTTTGCCGGTTTCGTGAGGCAGGGACAGGAATTTGCGCTTTGA
- a CDS encoding patatin-like phospholipase family protein, translating into MSAVHTRSPALTIRAGRRAFERLREQPFAAGDVHVIPGAAGGPKALGISGLDKAIFGDFLPRAPQERSLIGSSIGSWRFAAVASTDDPKAQLARLADLYTSQRFSKGVSMAEVSRKSVLFLEELLGGHENHILNHPWYRLNVVVVRSRGMLEHDTRGRLSLGLMNAISANMVSRRHLGRFMERGIIHDARVKAPLAKLVDFPSHEVPLSRDNLMPALLASASIPMVMSGVRNIPGAPDGLYRDGGLLDYHLDLPYQQPGVILYPHFTDKVVPGWFDKTLPWRRGDATRLQDVLLVSPSPEYLESLPNRKLPDRKDFERYIGDDAGRERAWRKAIAESDRLGDEFMELVESGRLKDVMRPLDGKR; encoded by the coding sequence ATGAGCGCAGTACACACCCGTTCTCCCGCATTGACCATACGCGCCGGCCGCCGTGCTTTTGAGCGGTTGCGGGAGCAACCGTTCGCGGCGGGCGACGTGCACGTCATCCCGGGCGCGGCGGGTGGCCCCAAGGCGTTGGGTATTTCCGGCCTGGATAAAGCCATCTTTGGGGACTTTCTGCCCAGGGCGCCACAAGAGCGCTCGCTGATTGGCTCTTCCATTGGCAGTTGGCGATTTGCAGCGGTGGCCTCGACGGATGACCCCAAGGCGCAGCTGGCCCGGCTGGCGGACCTCTACACATCCCAGCGCTTCTCCAAAGGCGTCAGCATGGCGGAAGTCAGCCGCAAGAGTGTGTTGTTTCTGGAAGAACTACTGGGGGGCCATGAGAACCATATTCTCAATCATCCCTGGTACCGCCTGAACGTTGTTGTGGTTCGCAGCCGCGGCATGCTGGAGCACGATACCAGGGGGCGCCTCAGCCTGGGCCTGATGAATGCCATCAGTGCCAACATGGTCAGCCGCCGACATCTGGGCCGGTTCATGGAGCGGGGCATCATCCATGATGCGCGAGTGAAAGCGCCCCTGGCCAAACTGGTGGATTTCCCCAGCCATGAAGTGCCGTTGAGCCGCGATAATCTGATGCCAGCGCTACTCGCGTCTGCGTCCATACCCATGGTGATGTCCGGCGTCCGTAACATTCCTGGCGCCCCTGATGGGTTATATCGGGATGGCGGCCTGCTGGATTACCATCTTGACCTGCCGTACCAACAGCCTGGGGTGATCCTCTATCCCCACTTCACAGATAAGGTGGTTCCAGGCTGGTTCGACAAAACCCTGCCCTGGCGCCGAGGCGATGCCACCCGACTGCAGGATGTGCTGTTGGTGTCACCGTCCCCGGAATACCTGGAATCTCTGCCAAACAGGAAACTGCCAGACCGGAAGGACTTCGAGCGCTACATAGGAGACGACGCTGGCCGCGAGCGCGCCTGGCGCAAGGCGATTGCCGAAAGCGACCGGTTGGGCGATGAGTTCATGGAATTGGTGGAATCCGGCCGTCTGAAGGACGTCATGCGGCCTCTGGATGGGAAGCGCTGA
- a CDS encoding GGDEF domain-containing protein, translating into MNPLATTDNLATNPTLAVLGFKRQIVYHLHFWAFIAVAPLVMVQWQKGNVLLALLLVLFCLNAVAVIAFLRFRGIYFLQGRLFPTLAVVCAVYSTLINGHAGLYWAYPAAAALFFLLPLKEATASNIVFLVSMSVVSFIKFPEADFWRITFSLGLTCLFVMIFAWLVGRLQVELTRLATTDPLTGCFNRSQLADILNGQIQMRERYERVSSLILLDLDYFKMINDRWGHLAGDKVLQELTQRISRRLRESDRLFRIGGEEFMLVLPETRQKDADKVARELLTSISARPFVEGIQITASASVAEVGKGETWSVWLNRADQALYEAKARGRNQVVSAARRLHEGSPEDADHTTLATDL; encoded by the coding sequence GTGAATCCTCTTGCCACTACAGACAACCTGGCCACCAACCCCACCCTCGCAGTACTCGGTTTCAAGCGTCAGATCGTTTATCACCTGCATTTCTGGGCTTTTATTGCCGTCGCTCCATTAGTGATGGTGCAATGGCAAAAGGGCAATGTTTTGTTGGCATTACTTCTGGTTCTGTTTTGCCTGAACGCAGTGGCCGTTATTGCGTTCCTTCGGTTCCGCGGCATCTATTTTCTCCAGGGGCGCCTGTTCCCAACATTGGCGGTGGTCTGCGCTGTGTACTCCACCCTGATCAATGGCCACGCCGGGCTCTACTGGGCTTACCCGGCCGCCGCCGCGCTGTTTTTCTTGCTTCCGTTGAAGGAGGCCACCGCCAGTAATATCGTGTTTTTAGTCAGTATGTCCGTCGTGTCGTTTATCAAGTTTCCGGAAGCGGATTTCTGGCGCATCACCTTTTCCCTCGGTCTGACCTGCCTGTTCGTGATGATCTTCGCCTGGCTGGTGGGCCGTCTGCAGGTCGAACTGACGCGCCTCGCCACCACCGATCCCCTGACTGGTTGTTTCAATCGTTCGCAATTGGCCGACATCCTCAATGGACAGATCCAGATGCGTGAGCGATATGAACGAGTGTCCAGTCTCATACTGCTGGACCTGGATTACTTCAAGATGATTAATGATCGTTGGGGCCATCTGGCCGGTGACAAGGTTCTGCAGGAGCTGACACAGCGGATCAGCAGGCGACTGAGAGAGAGCGACCGCCTGTTCCGTATTGGCGGGGAGGAATTCATGCTGGTACTACCGGAAACCCGCCAGAAGGATGCTGACAAAGTCGCACGGGAATTGCTGACGAGCATCAGTGCACGCCCATTCGTGGAAGGCATACAGATCACGGCCAGCGCGAGTGTGGCGGAAGTGGGCAAGGGTGAAACCTGGTCAGTCTGGTTGAACCGCGCGGATCAGGCACTTTACGAAGCCAAAGCGAGAGGCCGCAACCAAGTGGTCAGCGCCGCCCGAAGGCTGCACGAAGGCTCACCAGAGGACGCTGACCACACGACGTTGGCCACCGACCTGTAA
- a CDS encoding HD-GYP domain-containing protein produces the protein MWFRRKTSTPPSRKPIARSQAGSLDPDAQTRVERVRLTVDLLTYGMRIVKLDRPWIEVPVLFQGFTLENDHQARILRQYCEWALVEGDEQVLAEALARVTSHKQRTANPLPETRSLAEEIPRANQVWGKTQAFVEQITLALERGNDLNLQDARPVIRECVESIKANASAMFWMSRIKSRDAYTAEHCLRVAIFTIAFARFLGLPDEDLEIAGMCGLLHDLGKLKVPDEILNKPGALSTAEYAIMQKHTTFGYELLSSDPKLDPIVLDVTRHHHERLDGRGYPQQLEEWQISRFARLVSIVDAFDAMTSDRCYRDGIPASDAIRVLYRNRGRQFDADMVEAFIRMVGIYPPGTLVELNSGEVALIVTVHPGKKLKPRIEILMDANKKPVPPRIVDLANPTTEEQQAIHHPLPDGAFGISLKGRIQQLVTDHSVYPS, from the coding sequence ATGTGGTTCCGACGTAAAACCAGCACACCTCCTTCACGAAAACCGATTGCCCGTTCTCAGGCAGGATCGCTTGACCCTGACGCCCAAACCAGAGTTGAGCGCGTCCGTCTGACCGTCGATCTGCTGACTTACGGCATGCGCATCGTCAAGCTGGACCGACCCTGGATCGAAGTGCCCGTACTGTTCCAGGGATTCACTCTTGAGAACGATCACCAGGCTCGCATACTCCGTCAGTACTGCGAATGGGCGCTGGTTGAAGGCGACGAGCAGGTGTTGGCTGAGGCCCTCGCAAGGGTCACCAGTCACAAACAGCGCACGGCTAACCCACTTCCGGAAACCCGTTCCCTCGCGGAAGAAATACCTCGCGCCAATCAGGTGTGGGGCAAAACCCAGGCGTTCGTGGAACAGATCACCCTTGCCCTTGAACGGGGCAATGACCTGAATCTGCAAGACGCCCGCCCCGTTATCCGGGAATGCGTGGAAAGTATCAAAGCCAACGCCAGTGCAATGTTCTGGATGAGCCGCATCAAGTCCCGCGACGCCTATACCGCGGAACACTGTTTGCGGGTGGCCATTTTCACCATAGCCTTCGCTCGCTTTCTGGGTCTGCCCGACGAGGACCTGGAAATTGCCGGTATGTGCGGACTGCTTCACGATCTGGGCAAGCTTAAGGTTCCTGACGAAATTCTTAATAAACCTGGCGCTCTGAGCACGGCTGAATATGCGATCATGCAAAAACACACAACGTTCGGCTATGAGCTATTGAGTTCTGACCCAAAGCTGGATCCAATTGTCCTGGATGTGACCCGTCACCACCATGAGCGCCTGGATGGCCGCGGCTATCCGCAGCAACTGGAGGAATGGCAGATCAGCCGCTTTGCCAGGCTGGTCTCCATCGTTGACGCATTCGACGCCATGACCAGTGACCGCTGCTACCGTGACGGAATTCCGGCATCTGACGCCATCCGCGTTCTATACCGCAATCGCGGCCGGCAGTTCGATGCTGACATGGTAGAAGCCTTTATTCGCATGGTGGGCATTTATCCACCTGGAACACTGGTGGAGCTCAATAGCGGGGAAGTGGCCCTGATCGTGACCGTGCACCCGGGTAAAAAACTCAAACCCAGGATTGAGATACTGATGGATGCCAACAAAAAGCCGGTCCCTCCCCGAATCGTTGACCTGGCAAACCCGACAACCGAAGAACAGCAAGCGATTCACCATCCGTTGCCGGATGGCGCTTTCGGAATTTCACTGAAGGGAAGGATTCAGCAATTGGTAACAGATCATAGCGTTTATCCCTCATAA